Proteins encoded by one window of Arachis hypogaea cultivar Tifrunner chromosome 1, arahy.Tifrunner.gnm2.J5K5, whole genome shotgun sequence:
- the LOC112804013 gene encoding proline transporter 2 — protein MEVEGAKSQSLSLEQDQEKGSQNVGDEHAPPTAHTIDHDSWQQVGLMLVTSFNCGWILTFSNLIMVPLGWTWGILCLVVVGFYTAYGNWLLAAFHFIDGKRFIRYRDLMGFTYGKKLYHVTWIFQFLTLLLGNMGFILLGGKALKEINSEFSDSPLRLQFYIVITGAAYFVFAFFVPTISAMRNWLGASAILTLSYIVLLLIVLVKDGKANSDKNYDISGSEVSKVFNAFGAISAIIVANTGGLLLEIQSTLRKPAVKNMRKALYSQYTVGVMFYYGVTILGYWAYGSIVSSYLPENLSGPRWINVLVNAINFLQSIISQHMFVAPIHETLDTKFLDIKKGMHSGENFKRLFLVRGVFFSGNTLVAAAFPFMGDFVNLLGSFSLVPLTFMFPSMVFIKVKGKIATRENKAWHWFNIIFSFLLTIATTISAVRLIVDNIQKYHFFADA, from the exons ATGGAAGTAGAAGGTGCTAAATCACAGTCTTTGAGCCTTGAACAGGACCAAGAAAAGGGTAGCCAAAATGTTGGTGATGAACATGCCCCACCTACTGCTCATACCATCGACCATG ATTCTTGGCAACAAGTGGGGTTGATGTTAGTGACAAGCTTCAACTGTGGTTGGATACTGACATTTTCTAACTTAATTATGGTGCCACTGGGTTGGACTTGGGGCATTCTCTGTCTTGTTGTTGTGGGATTCTACACTGCTTATGGCAACTGGCTCTTGGCTGCATTTCACTTCATTGATGGCAAAAGATTCATCAGATACAGAGACCTCATGGGATTCACTTATG GGAAGAAGCTGTATCATGTCACATGGATTTTCCAGTTTTTAACTCTACTTCTTGGAAACATGGGTTTCATCCTACTCGGAGGCAAGGCACTTAAG GAAATAAATTCAGAATTTAGTGATTCACCGTTGAGGCTCCAATTTTACATAGTGATTACAGGAGCTGCCTACTTTGTGTTTGCATTTTTCGTCCCAACAATATCTGCAATGAGAAATTGGCTTGGAGCTTCTGCAATTCTCACCCTCTCCTATATAGTACTGCTTCTAATTGTTCTAGTCAAAGATG GAAAAGCAAATTCGGACAAAAACTATGATATAAGTGGAAGCGAGGTTAGCAAGGTTTTCAATGCGTTTGGAGCTATTTCTGCAATCATAGTCGCCAATACCGGTGGTCTACTTCTTGAGATACAg TCCACACTACGTAAGCCAGCGGTGAAGAACATGAGGAAGGCCTTGTATTCACAATACACGGTGGGAGTGATGTTTTACTATGGAGTCACCATTTTGGGATATTGGGCTTATGGATCAATTGTGTCCTCATATCTCCCTGAAAACTTGAGTGGGCCCAGATGGATCAACGTCCTTGTTAATGCTATTAATTTTCTTCAGTCCATTATCTCCCAACAT ATGTTTGTAGCACCAATTCATGAGACATTGGACACAAAATTCTTGGACATTAAGAAGGGAATGCATTCAGGGGAGAACTTTAAGAGATTATTTCTGGTGCGAGGAGTGTTTTTCTCAGGGAACACTCTGGTGGCAGCTGCATTCCCCTTTATGGGTGACTTTGTCAATTTGCTTGGCTCATTCTCACTTGTGCCCCTCACCTTCATGTTCCCCAGCATGGTCTTCATTAAG GTTAAAGGAAAGATAGCAACAAGAGAGAATAAGGCATGGCATTGGTTCAacattatcttttcttttctgctTACCATTGCAACCACAATATCTGCGGTTCGATTGATTGTTGATAACATTCAGAAGTATCACTTCTTTGCAGATGCATGA